Proteins encoded within one genomic window of Jiangella mangrovi:
- a CDS encoding TetR/AcrR family transcriptional regulator, whose amino-acid sequence MPVRRTAEARQELRASLLDHARRLIERDGAAALTMRALAAEAGCAVGLPYKVFTGREEIVAELVGAEFRRLRREFDAWVGSAGTGTVGGNLARYARIFVTAETPVFRLVGEGGDAALDSAVGAVAESSGLLESFGTTVADYLAAEKRLGRVDAGVDEQAFGFLVTGAIHNLAAVGDGYPRPGLDGIERHLHAVAERIVVVP is encoded by the coding sequence ATGCCCGTTCGGCGCACCGCCGAGGCGCGGCAGGAGTTGCGCGCGTCGCTGCTCGATCACGCCCGCCGGCTGATCGAGCGCGACGGGGCGGCCGCGCTCACCATGCGGGCGCTGGCCGCCGAGGCCGGGTGCGCCGTCGGGCTGCCGTACAAGGTGTTCACCGGCCGCGAGGAGATCGTGGCCGAGCTCGTCGGGGCCGAGTTCCGGCGGCTGCGGCGCGAGTTCGACGCCTGGGTGGGGTCGGCCGGCACCGGCACCGTCGGCGGCAACCTCGCCCGCTACGCCCGCATCTTCGTCACGGCCGAGACACCGGTGTTCCGGCTGGTCGGCGAGGGCGGAGACGCCGCGCTCGACTCCGCCGTCGGCGCCGTCGCCGAGTCGTCCGGGCTGCTCGAGTCGTTCGGCACGACGGTCGCCGACTACCTGGCGGCCGAGAAGCGGCTCGGCCGGGTCGACGCCGGCGTCGACGAGCAGGCCTTCGGGTTCCTCGTCACCGGCGCGATCCACAACCTCGCCGCGGTCGGCGACGGCTATCCGCGGCCCGGTCTCGACGGCATCGAGCGGCATCTGCACGCCGTCGCCGAGCGCATCGTCGTCGTCCCCTGA
- a CDS encoding TetR/AcrR family transcriptional regulator has product MARGRPRSFDRDTALDDAMRLFWSRGYQDTSISDLTEHLGIGSPSLYAAFGSKSALFLEAADRYQAREGGRPGIALTEAPTARSGLAALLRENVGLFTRRGGPRGCLLTRATLSCPPSDTAVVQYLERSRHERIAALRSRFHTAAAAGEPLPSDDHDTLAQHYDAQVQGLAVRALEGAPRAALLRTVDLTMAAWDALITR; this is encoded by the coding sequence ATGGCCCGCGGAAGGCCTCGCTCGTTCGACCGCGACACCGCGCTCGACGACGCCATGCGGCTGTTCTGGTCCCGCGGCTACCAGGACACCTCCATCAGCGACCTCACCGAGCATCTCGGCATCGGCTCCCCCAGCCTCTACGCCGCGTTCGGCTCCAAGTCGGCGCTGTTCCTCGAGGCGGCCGACCGGTACCAGGCCCGCGAGGGCGGCCGGCCCGGCATCGCGCTGACCGAGGCGCCGACCGCCCGCAGTGGGCTGGCGGCGCTGCTGCGCGAGAACGTCGGCCTGTTCACCCGGCGCGGCGGCCCCCGGGGCTGTCTGCTGACCCGCGCGACGCTGAGCTGCCCGCCGTCGGACACCGCGGTGGTCCAGTACCTCGAGCGCAGCCGCCACGAGCGCATCGCCGCCCTGCGCAGCCGCTTCCACACCGCCGCGGCGGCCGGCGAGCCGCTGCCGTCGGACGACCACGACACCCTGGCCCAGCACTACGACGCCCAGGTCCAGGGACTGGCCGTCCGGGCGCTCGAGGGCGCCCCGCGGGCGGCGCTGCTGCGCACCGTCGACCTCACCATGGCCGCCTGGGACGCCCTGATCACTCGGTGA
- a CDS encoding FAD-dependent oxidoreductase encodes MTTTAGTPHTHTRRSFLTRVGAVGGASALYGTMEALGLFASPAEAAQAAGTRDFAPPRAADLPDAARARGTKVVILGAGTAGLTAAYELGKAGYDCTVLEARDRPGGRAKTIRRGDRLTDTDGVTQVCRFDEGLYFNAGPARIPNHHVTLDYCRELGVPIEALVNANAESLYFHENTGSTNYGELASTAVTHRQAKADVYGYISELLAQAADQGALDDVLSPADADRVVAFAENFGGLSGGKYLGNGRRGYVDAPGAGHDAGVVGTPPSMTAILQSQFGSRFSFEFGWDQAMMMWQPVGGMDRISAALASAVGGKRRITYNAPVTRIENTADGVRVSYRLNGRTRIVDADYCVATIPPMVLKAIPTNFSQTTKDALAVPTAANTGKIGLQYARRWWEEDDKIFGGITATNMDISGIWYPSSGFLGRKGVVVGYYSGSYTNLAVADRETRAVAQGVKIHGAKYRDELETSISIAWPKEPYSLGGWVSWPGGRGAAYDHLLRPDGNTYFAGDHLSYLIAWQAGAFESARLAVTALHERVAATAAAS; translated from the coding sequence GTGACCACCACCGCCGGTACACCCCATACCCACACCAGGCGCAGCTTCCTCACCCGCGTCGGCGCCGTCGGCGGCGCCTCGGCGCTCTACGGCACCATGGAGGCGCTGGGCCTGTTCGCCTCCCCCGCCGAGGCCGCCCAGGCGGCCGGCACCCGGGACTTCGCCCCGCCGCGCGCCGCCGACCTCCCCGACGCCGCCCGCGCCCGCGGCACGAAGGTCGTGATCCTGGGCGCCGGCACCGCCGGGCTCACGGCGGCCTACGAGCTGGGCAAGGCCGGCTACGACTGCACGGTCCTCGAGGCGCGCGACCGCCCCGGCGGCCGGGCGAAGACGATCCGGCGCGGCGACCGCCTCACCGACACCGACGGCGTCACCCAGGTCTGCCGGTTCGACGAGGGCCTCTACTTCAACGCCGGCCCCGCCCGCATCCCGAACCACCACGTCACGCTGGACTACTGCCGCGAGCTCGGCGTACCGATCGAGGCGCTGGTCAACGCCAACGCCGAGAGCCTGTACTTCCACGAGAACACGGGCAGCACGAACTACGGCGAGCTGGCCAGCACGGCCGTCACGCACCGGCAGGCCAAGGCCGACGTGTACGGCTACATCTCCGAGCTGCTCGCGCAGGCCGCCGACCAGGGCGCCCTCGACGACGTGCTCAGCCCGGCCGACGCCGACCGGGTGGTCGCGTTCGCCGAGAACTTCGGCGGACTGTCCGGCGGCAAGTACCTCGGCAACGGCCGGCGCGGCTACGTCGACGCCCCGGGCGCCGGGCACGACGCGGGCGTCGTCGGCACGCCGCCGTCGATGACGGCGATCCTGCAGAGCCAGTTCGGCAGCCGGTTCTCGTTCGAGTTCGGCTGGGACCAGGCGATGATGATGTGGCAGCCGGTGGGCGGCATGGACCGCATCTCCGCCGCCCTGGCGAGTGCGGTCGGCGGCAAGCGGCGCATCACGTACAACGCGCCGGTCACGCGCATCGAGAACACCGCCGACGGCGTCCGGGTCAGCTACCGCCTGAACGGCCGCACGCGCATCGTCGACGCCGACTACTGCGTCGCCACCATCCCGCCCATGGTGCTGAAGGCCATCCCCACCAACTTCAGCCAGACCACCAAGGACGCGCTGGCGGTCCCGACGGCGGCGAACACCGGCAAGATCGGCCTGCAGTACGCCCGGCGCTGGTGGGAGGAGGACGACAAGATCTTCGGCGGCATCACGGCGACGAACATGGACATCTCCGGGATCTGGTACCCGTCGTCGGGGTTCCTCGGCCGCAAGGGTGTCGTCGTCGGCTACTACTCCGGCTCCTACACGAATCTCGCCGTCGCCGACCGCGAGACCCGCGCCGTCGCCCAGGGTGTGAAGATCCACGGCGCCAAGTACCGCGACGAGCTCGAGACCTCCATCTCCATCGCCTGGCCGAAGGAGCCGTACAGCCTCGGCGGCTGGGTGAGCTGGCCCGGCGGACGCGGCGCGGCCTACGACCACCTGCTGCGCCCCGACGGCAACACCTACTTCGCCGGCGACCACCTCAGCTACCTCATCGCCTGGCAGGCCGGCGCGTTCGAGTCGGCCCGGCTGGCCGTCACCGCCCTGCACGAGCGGGTCGCCGCGACCGCCGCCGCCAGCTGA
- a CDS encoding Rid family hydrolase, with protein MRKPSRRLTAVAVVSSLTTLALTGSVVAVTGIGAPRPAEVRFNLAAPEQAPDPFIANGVAVGNQVPLYFSSGIGPGALNTAAPAGTPERYIDPAQFPGGVLPAGVTVTEAQGMNAMARIKENLESQGLSLADVITMRIYQEAPPGTTRADYNGWNRAYRKWMANVNRVTGEVIPAYAPVQFANAARPSRTNLEVDTLPVTGWLIEIEVVAAYPRGR; from the coding sequence ATGCGCAAGCCCAGCCGCCGGCTGACCGCCGTCGCCGTCGTCTCCAGCCTCACCACGCTCGCCCTCACCGGCAGCGTCGTCGCCGTCACCGGCATCGGCGCGCCCCGCCCCGCCGAGGTGCGGTTCAACCTCGCCGCCCCGGAGCAGGCTCCGGACCCGTTCATCGCCAACGGCGTCGCCGTCGGCAACCAGGTACCGCTCTACTTCTCCAGCGGCATCGGCCCGGGCGCGCTCAACACCGCCGCACCCGCGGGCACGCCGGAGCGCTACATCGACCCCGCGCAGTTCCCCGGTGGCGTGCTGCCCGCCGGCGTCACCGTCACCGAGGCGCAGGGCATGAACGCCATGGCCCGGATCAAGGAGAACCTGGAGTCGCAGGGGCTCTCGCTGGCCGACGTCATCACGATGCGGATCTACCAGGAGGCGCCGCCCGGCACCACCCGCGCGGACTACAACGGCTGGAACCGCGCCTACCGCAAGTGGATGGCCAACGTGAACCGGGTGACCGGCGAGGTGATCCCGGCCTACGCGCCGGTCCAGTTCGCCAACGCGGCCCGGCCGTCGCGCACCAACCTCGAGGTCGACACGCTGCCGGTGACCGGCTGGCTGATCGAGATCGAGGTGGTGGCGGCCTACCCACGCGGCCGCTGA
- a CDS encoding SpoIIE family protein phosphatase, with amino-acid sequence MTTRSAGVLGLAGVFFGGRPASALTRRLIREPVVMAILLATTLLLGLSMVQWQSIVPAIALVLPLLFGGLFVPPRALAWLVGTVGFCLIAGGVVIGGGRTFVAVTAVVGITAIVSLGLARSRARLGLQGTMGESMLVDLRDRLAAQGRMPQLSRGWKIDLKHHAAERSSFSGDFAVASRSTDGQFLELALVDVSGKGHNAGTRALLLSGAFGGLLGSLPPEQFLPAANAYLLRQRWPEGFATAVHLVVDLLTGEYWVRSAGHPPAIHFHAGSGRWVTLDTEGGLLGVYEQKHYEPVTGYMRPGDALMLYTDGLVEAPRRDLTDGIDKLQGEAERLVARGFDGGAEKLIDAVASSDADDRALLLLWRT; translated from the coding sequence GTGACGACCCGATCGGCTGGCGTGCTCGGGCTTGCCGGGGTGTTCTTCGGTGGGCGTCCGGCCAGCGCGCTGACGCGGCGACTGATCCGCGAACCGGTCGTCATGGCCATCCTGCTGGCGACCACCCTGCTGCTCGGGCTGTCCATGGTGCAGTGGCAGTCGATCGTCCCGGCCATCGCCCTCGTGCTGCCGCTCCTGTTCGGCGGGCTGTTCGTCCCGCCGCGGGCGCTGGCCTGGCTGGTCGGCACCGTGGGCTTCTGCCTCATCGCCGGCGGTGTCGTCATCGGCGGCGGGCGGACCTTCGTCGCCGTCACCGCCGTCGTCGGCATCACCGCCATCGTGTCGCTCGGCCTGGCGCGCTCCCGGGCCCGGCTGGGCCTGCAGGGCACCATGGGCGAGTCGATGCTCGTCGACCTGCGCGACCGGCTCGCCGCCCAGGGCCGCATGCCGCAGCTGTCGCGCGGCTGGAAGATCGACCTCAAGCACCACGCCGCCGAGCGGTCCAGCTTCTCCGGCGACTTCGCCGTCGCCTCACGCTCGACCGACGGGCAGTTCCTCGAGCTGGCGTTGGTCGACGTGTCCGGCAAGGGCCACAACGCCGGCACCCGGGCGCTGCTGCTGTCCGGCGCGTTCGGCGGGCTGCTCGGCTCGCTGCCGCCGGAGCAGTTCCTCCCCGCCGCCAACGCCTACCTGCTGCGGCAGCGCTGGCCCGAGGGGTTCGCCACCGCCGTCCATCTCGTGGTCGACCTGCTGACGGGTGAGTACTGGGTCCGCTCGGCCGGGCACCCGCCGGCCATCCACTTCCACGCCGGCTCCGGCCGCTGGGTCACCCTCGACACCGAAGGTGGCCTGCTCGGCGTCTACGAGCAGAAGCACTACGAGCCCGTCACCGGGTACATGCGGCCCGGTGACGCGCTCATGCTCTACACCGACGGACTGGTCGAGGCGCCGCGGCGCGACCTCACCGACGGCATCGACAAGCTGCAGGGCGAGGCCGAGCGCCTGGTAGCGCGCGGCTTCGACGGCGGCGCCGAGAAGCTCATCGACGCCGTCGCCTCCTCCGATGCGGACGACCGCGCCCTGCTGCTGCTCTGGCGGACTTAG
- a CDS encoding Fpg/Nei family DNA glycosylase, whose product MPEGHTIHRLAGELTAAFGGRRVGVASPQGRFAAGAAVVDGSRLQRAEAHGKHLFIGFAGRRWVHVHLGLYGKFDVVAAPAPSGPVVGEVRMRLTTADAGRSAHADLRGPTRCEVIDDAEKAAVEARLGPDPLRGDDPARALQRIGRSRAPIGVLLMDQAVLAGVGNVYRAESLYRAGIDPARPGSSVPEPVLREIWADLVGLMARGVETGRIDTVRPEHEPEAMGRPPRVDDHGGEVYVYRRAGQPCLVCQTPVAAGRAAARNLFWCPNCQH is encoded by the coding sequence GTGCCCGAGGGCCATACGATCCACCGGCTGGCCGGTGAGCTGACCGCCGCGTTCGGCGGCCGGCGGGTCGGCGTGGCCAGTCCGCAGGGCCGCTTCGCCGCAGGTGCCGCCGTCGTCGACGGGTCCCGGCTGCAACGGGCGGAGGCGCACGGCAAGCACCTGTTCATCGGGTTCGCCGGACGGCGGTGGGTGCACGTCCACCTCGGGTTGTACGGGAAGTTCGACGTCGTGGCTGCGCCGGCGCCGTCCGGTCCGGTCGTCGGCGAGGTGCGGATGCGGCTGACGACGGCGGATGCGGGCCGTTCCGCGCACGCCGACCTGCGCGGGCCGACGCGGTGCGAGGTGATCGACGACGCGGAGAAGGCCGCCGTCGAGGCGCGGCTCGGGCCGGACCCGCTGCGCGGCGACGATCCGGCGCGGGCGCTGCAGCGCATCGGGCGCAGCCGGGCGCCCATCGGCGTGCTGCTCATGGACCAGGCGGTCCTGGCCGGCGTCGGCAACGTGTACCGGGCCGAATCGCTCTACCGCGCCGGGATCGACCCCGCCCGGCCTGGGTCGTCGGTGCCGGAGCCCGTGCTGCGGGAGATCTGGGCCGATCTCGTGGGGCTGATGGCGCGCGGCGTCGAGACCGGCCGCATCGACACCGTCCGGCCGGAGCACGAGCCCGAGGCGATGGGCCGCCCGCCGCGCGTCGACGACCACGGCGGCGAGGTCTACGTCTACCGCCGCGCGGGGCAGCCGTGCCTCGTCTGCCAGACCCCCGTCGCGGCCGGAAGAGCGGCGGCCAGAAACCTGTTCTGGTGCCCGAACTGCCAGCATTGA
- a CDS encoding ribose-5-phosphate isomerase yields the protein MRVHVGSDHAGYEVKNRLVELLRDGGHEVVDHGPFVYDELDDYPTFCLRAGEGVAADPGSLGVVLGGSGNGEQMAANKVKSIRSALAWSAETAKLAREHNDARVLAVGARMHPFEDVAAFVETFLATPFSGSERHARRIAMLSRYEVDGQLPPLPAPAD from the coding sequence ATGCGCGTCCACGTCGGCTCCGACCACGCCGGGTACGAAGTCAAGAACCGCCTCGTCGAGCTCCTGCGCGACGGCGGCCACGAGGTCGTCGACCACGGCCCGTTCGTCTACGACGAGCTCGACGACTACCCGACGTTCTGCCTGCGGGCGGGCGAGGGCGTGGCCGCCGACCCGGGCAGCCTGGGCGTCGTCCTCGGCGGGTCCGGCAACGGCGAGCAGATGGCCGCCAACAAGGTCAAGAGCATCCGGTCGGCGCTGGCCTGGTCCGCCGAGACGGCGAAGCTGGCCCGCGAGCACAACGACGCCCGGGTGCTCGCGGTCGGCGCCCGCATGCACCCGTTCGAGGACGTCGCGGCGTTCGTCGAGACGTTCCTGGCCACGCCGTTCTCGGGCAGCGAGCGCCACGCCCGGCGCATCGCGATGCTCAGCCGGTACGAGGTGGACGGCCAGCTGCCGCCGCTGCCGGCCCCGGCCGACTGA
- a CDS encoding DsbA family protein — protein MSETTPVDFWFDPICPWAWMTSRWMMEVEQVRPVEVTWHVMSLSYLNAERDLGEKYNQLMADSWGPVRVITAAKELHGDEWVKPLYDAMGTRFHLGKQKDRSVVIAEALAEVGLPESLAAYATSDEYDEALKKSHHAGMDQVGTEVGTPVIAVEGYAFFGPVMSPAPRGDQAGRVWDGVQALASYDGFFELKRTRTREPIFD, from the coding sequence ATGAGCGAGACCACCCCCGTCGACTTCTGGTTCGATCCGATCTGCCCGTGGGCCTGGATGACGTCGCGCTGGATGATGGAGGTGGAGCAGGTGCGGCCGGTCGAGGTGACCTGGCACGTCATGTCGCTGTCCTACCTCAACGCCGAGCGTGACCTGGGCGAGAAGTACAACCAGCTCATGGCCGACAGCTGGGGTCCGGTCCGTGTGATCACGGCGGCGAAGGAGCTGCACGGCGATGAGTGGGTGAAGCCGCTCTACGACGCCATGGGCACCCGCTTCCACCTGGGGAAGCAGAAGGACCGCTCCGTCGTCATCGCCGAGGCGCTGGCCGAGGTCGGTCTGCCGGAGTCGCTGGCCGCCTACGCCACCAGCGACGAGTACGACGAGGCGCTGAAGAAGAGCCACCACGCCGGTATGGACCAGGTGGGCACCGAGGTCGGCACGCCGGTCATCGCCGTCGAGGGCTACGCGTTCTTCGGCCCGGTCATGTCGCCGGCGCCGCGCGGGGACCAGGCGGGCCGCGTGTGGGACGGCGTCCAGGCGCTGGCCTCGTACGACGGCTTCTTCGAGCTCAAGCGGACCCGGACCCGCGAGCCCATCTTCGACTGA
- the pepN gene encoding aminopeptidase N produces the protein MSGTNLTRDEARERAAVVDPASVRYTVELDLTRGDTTFGSTTTASFAATEGAGTWLDLIAPTVHEVVLNGTALDPAEVFDGARVRLEGLAAQNEVKVVADAAYMRTGEGLHRFVDPVDDEVYLYSQFEVADARRVYACFEQPDLKAEVTFLVDAPSTWEVVSNSPGKAGKASHGKKRWTFEATPRLSTYVTAIVAGPYHVERSEHVGKEKTIPLALYCRKSLAEHLDADELFDVTTRGFAFFEDVFGLAYPFAKYDQLFVPEFNAGAMENAGAVTHHEDYVFRSRVTDAAYERRAETILHEMAHMWFGDLVTMRWWDDLWLNESFATWASVLSLAEGTRWTDGWTTFAVTEKLWALRQDQLPSTHPISADIRDLEDVQVNFDGITYAKGASVLKQLVAWVGRDEFLEGVRAYFADHAWGNTSLTDLFGHLETTSGRDLSAWNEEWLRTAGVNTLRPVVTVDSNGAYTSVAVEQTAAPEHPTIRSHRVAVGLYDYTEDGALVRRRRVELDLTGPRTEIPELRGETQPDLLLVNDDDLTFAKVRLDDRSLATVVSSIGSLDPLPRALCWTAATDMLRDAEMSASSFVELVLGGVEGETSMGVVQHVLSSARAAIDLYALPANRIVLSARWAAALRQLAGSAEPGSDRQLAFTRAWVAAAASDEHVAEIRALLDGDEALLPGLVMDTDLRWALLQRLVVLGAAGDDAVDAELERDNTATGQRQAAYARAAVPTYPAKAAAWQAAVESDELPNAQLTATVRGFAHPEQRELVRPYVQPYLDAVPRVWAERTSESAQAIIIGLFPRVLADAATATAVRTWLEGAELPDAARRLVVEGLADLDRALRAQERDRQAG, from the coding sequence ATGTCTGGCACGAACCTGACCCGCGACGAGGCACGCGAGCGCGCCGCCGTCGTCGACCCCGCGTCGGTGCGCTACACCGTCGAACTGGACCTCACCCGTGGCGACACCACCTTCGGGTCCACCACGACGGCGTCGTTCGCGGCGACCGAGGGCGCCGGCACCTGGCTCGACCTGATCGCGCCCACGGTCCACGAGGTCGTCCTCAACGGCACCGCGCTGGACCCCGCCGAGGTGTTCGACGGCGCCCGCGTGCGGCTCGAAGGCCTGGCCGCTCAGAACGAGGTCAAGGTCGTCGCCGACGCCGCCTACATGCGCACCGGCGAGGGCCTGCACCGGTTCGTCGACCCCGTCGACGACGAGGTCTACCTGTACTCCCAGTTCGAGGTCGCCGACGCCCGCCGCGTCTACGCCTGCTTCGAGCAGCCCGACCTCAAGGCCGAGGTGACGTTCCTCGTCGACGCGCCGTCCACCTGGGAGGTCGTGTCGAACTCGCCGGGCAAGGCCGGCAAGGCCAGCCACGGCAAGAAGCGGTGGACGTTCGAGGCGACGCCGCGCCTGTCGACGTACGTGACGGCGATCGTGGCGGGTCCGTACCACGTCGAGCGCTCCGAGCACGTCGGCAAGGAGAAGACCATTCCGCTGGCGCTGTACTGCCGCAAGTCGCTGGCCGAGCACCTCGACGCCGACGAGCTGTTCGACGTCACCACCCGCGGTTTCGCCTTCTTCGAGGACGTCTTCGGGCTGGCGTACCCGTTCGCCAAGTACGACCAGCTGTTCGTGCCGGAGTTCAACGCCGGCGCCATGGAGAACGCCGGTGCCGTCACCCACCACGAGGACTACGTCTTCCGCAGCCGCGTCACCGACGCCGCCTACGAGCGCCGCGCCGAGACGATCCTGCACGAGATGGCGCACATGTGGTTCGGCGACCTCGTCACCATGCGCTGGTGGGACGACCTGTGGCTGAACGAGTCGTTCGCCACCTGGGCGTCGGTGCTGTCGCTGGCCGAGGGCACCCGGTGGACCGACGGCTGGACGACGTTCGCCGTCACCGAGAAGCTGTGGGCGCTGCGCCAGGACCAGCTGCCGTCCACGCACCCCATCTCCGCCGACATCCGCGACCTCGAGGACGTCCAGGTCAACTTCGACGGCATCACCTACGCCAAGGGCGCCAGCGTGCTGAAGCAGCTGGTGGCCTGGGTCGGGCGCGACGAGTTCCTCGAGGGCGTGCGGGCCTACTTTGCCGACCACGCGTGGGGCAACACCTCGCTCACCGACCTGTTCGGGCACCTCGAGACCACCAGCGGCCGCGACCTCTCGGCCTGGAACGAGGAGTGGCTGCGCACGGCCGGCGTCAACACGCTGCGCCCGGTGGTCACCGTCGACAGCAACGGCGCCTACACGTCAGTCGCCGTCGAGCAGACGGCGGCGCCGGAGCACCCGACCATCCGGTCGCACCGCGTGGCCGTCGGGCTCTACGACTACACCGAGGACGGCGCCCTGGTGCGGCGCCGCCGGGTCGAGCTCGACCTCACCGGCCCGCGCACCGAGATCCCCGAGCTGCGCGGCGAGACCCAGCCCGACCTGCTGCTGGTCAACGACGACGACCTCACGTTCGCGAAGGTCCGCCTCGACGACCGCTCGCTGGCGACGGTGGTGAGCTCCATCGGGTCGCTCGACCCGCTGCCGCGGGCGCTGTGCTGGACCGCCGCCACCGACATGCTGCGCGACGCCGAGATGTCGGCCAGCTCGTTCGTCGAGCTGGTGCTGGGCGGCGTCGAGGGCGAGACGTCCATGGGGGTGGTGCAGCACGTGCTGAGCTCCGCCCGCGCGGCCATCGACCTCTACGCGCTGCCGGCCAACCGGATCGTGCTGTCGGCGCGCTGGGCCGCGGCGCTGCGCCAGCTGGCCGGGTCGGCCGAGCCCGGCAGCGACCGTCAGCTCGCGTTCACCCGCGCCTGGGTGGCGGCTGCGGCCAGCGACGAGCACGTCGCCGAGATCCGGGCCCTGCTCGACGGCGACGAGGCGCTGCTGCCCGGGCTGGTCATGGACACCGACCTGCGCTGGGCGCTGCTGCAGCGGCTGGTCGTCCTGGGCGCGGCCGGTGACGACGCCGTCGACGCCGAGCTCGAGCGCGACAACACCGCCACCGGGCAGCGGCAGGCCGCGTACGCCCGGGCCGCCGTGCCCACCTACCCCGCGAAGGCCGCCGCCTGGCAGGCCGCCGTCGAGTCCGACGAGCTGCCGAACGCCCAGCTGACGGCGACGGTGCGCGGGTTCGCCCACCCCGAGCAGCGCGAGCTCGTCCGCCCGTACGTCCAGCCCTACCTCGACGCCGTCCCGCGGGTGTGGGCCGAGCGGACCAGCGAGAGCGCCCAGGCGATCATCATCGGGCTGTTCCCGCGGGTGCTCGCCGACGCCGCCACGGCCACCGCGGTGCGCACCTGGCTCGAGGGCGCCGAGCTGCCCGACGCCGCCCGCAGGCTGGTCGTCGAGGGCCTGGCCGACCTCGACCGCGCGCTCCGGGCTCAGGAGCGCGATCGCCAGGCAGGTTGA
- a CDS encoding IclR family transcriptional regulator, with the protein MTVPSKMWGYDVPRVAARESAGGTQSVERALSLLSAFTEEHPERRISELVTATGLGQSTVSRLVGALVNLGYLTHHGRSGLYGIGPRVITLAGIGLNQSPVHQQSRQLAQNLAATLGLGVNVAERHGASLFYLCHFEGANAPRPSTLIGRGGPLHATAMGKALVSELAPTELRDLIGTEYARYTPHTVTTFEELEGRLQEVRSRGYATELEELAFGRACVAAPIRDRSGQIMAALSVSGPLSAMNLPARQDELAMIAIEHADQISSNLGYHATVTALPG; encoded by the coding sequence ATGACCGTTCCGAGCAAGATGTGGGGTTACGACGTGCCACGAGTAGCAGCCCGCGAGTCCGCCGGCGGCACCCAGAGTGTCGAGCGGGCGCTCTCGCTGCTGTCCGCGTTCACCGAGGAGCACCCGGAGCGGCGCATCTCCGAGCTGGTGACAGCCACCGGGCTGGGCCAGTCGACGGTGTCGCGCCTGGTCGGGGCGCTGGTCAACCTCGGTTACCTCACCCATCACGGCCGTAGCGGGCTGTACGGCATCGGCCCGCGGGTCATCACGCTGGCCGGGATCGGCCTGAACCAGTCGCCGGTGCACCAGCAGTCGCGCCAGCTGGCCCAGAACCTCGCCGCCACCCTGGGCCTGGGCGTCAACGTCGCCGAGCGGCACGGCGCCAGCCTGTTCTACCTGTGCCACTTCGAGGGCGCCAACGCCCCGCGCCCGTCCACGCTCATCGGCCGCGGCGGGCCGCTGCACGCCACCGCCATGGGCAAGGCGCTGGTCAGCGAGCTGGCGCCGACCGAGCTGCGCGACCTCATCGGCACCGAGTACGCCCGCTACACCCCGCACACCGTCACCACGTTCGAGGAGCTCGAGGGCCGGCTGCAGGAGGTGCGCTCGCGCGGCTACGCCACCGAGCTCGAGGAGCTCGCGTTCGGCCGGGCCTGCGTCGCCGCCCCCATCCGCGACCGCTCCGGGCAGATCATGGCGGCGCTCTCGGTGTCGGGCCCGCTGTCGGCCATGAACCTCCCGGCCCGGCAGGACGAGCTCGCCATGATCGCCATCGAGCACGCCGACCAGATCTCGTCCAACCTGGGCTACCACGCCACGGTGACCGCGCTCCCCGGCTGA